A genomic region of Methanosarcinales archaeon contains the following coding sequences:
- a CDS encoding methanogenesis marker 12 protein — MFVGIDHGTTSMRFASSEGHTFNISRQVAADMTESELLSTTLHGLDAQKDEIKMIAITYSMGDAISNITPIDRVPDRGIISRDGAGLHVGGGTQVFDTIKGSGIPAIVIPGLHRGNTPDARFNIFSHGASPEKIGIVYFAFKQGYNDLIVSDISSNTVTLAVADGRLLGGIDACIFAPGIHHGPLDLAAIRDVDAGLYNANEAFTRTGVIKMTGNRNIHELIDAFESGDEQAALAFDTLALFASMEIVSMKLLLKEKGNTEPRIFLSGSISELQYVKEKISKHVDSEVESIGEWSAAKGCALIAKDVYNGARDILGIKVD, encoded by the coding sequence ATGTTTGTAGGGATTGACCACGGCACCACATCCATGCGGTTTGCATCTTCTGAAGGACACACCTTCAATATCTCAAGACAGGTAGCCGCAGACATGACCGAATCCGAATTATTATCCACCACCTTGCATGGTCTTGACGCGCAAAAAGATGAAATCAAAATGATAGCTATCACATATTCCATGGGAGATGCCATAAGCAATATCACACCCATAGACCGCGTGCCTGATAGAGGGATAATAAGCCGGGACGGTGCCGGACTTCATGTGGGCGGCGGAACCCAGGTCTTTGATACCATTAAGGGATCGGGCATCCCTGCAATAGTGATTCCGGGCCTGCACAGGGGGAATACACCTGATGCAAGGTTCAATATATTTTCACATGGTGCCAGTCCTGAGAAGATCGGGATCGTGTATTTTGCCTTCAAGCAGGGGTATAACGATTTGATTGTCTCGGATATCAGTTCAAATACAGTTACTCTGGCAGTGGCAGATGGCCGCCTGCTGGGTGGTATTGATGCCTGCATCTTTGCCCCGGGTATACATCACGGACCCCTTGACCTGGCAGCTATAAGGGATGTGGATGCGGGATTGTACAATGCCAATGAAGCATTTACCAGAACAGGGGTTATCAAGATGACCGGGAACAGGAACATCCATGAACTCATTGACGCTTTTGAATCTGGTGATGAACAGGCTGCTCTTGCCTTTGATACACTGGCGCTTTTCGCATCAATGGAAATTGTATCAATGAAATTATTGCTAAAAGAAAAGGGTAATACTGAACCCAGGATATTTTTATCAGGTTCTATCAGCGAGCTTCAATATGTAAAAGAGAAAATCTCGAAGCATGTGGATTCAGAGGTAGAATCCATAGGTGAATGGAGTGCAGCTAAAGGGTGTGCATTAATCGCCAAGGATGTGTACAACGGTGCCCGGGATATACTTGGAATCAAAGTAGATTAA